The genomic interval TCCGATATCTCGTACGCTACCGACCGGTAACGGGTAGTTGGGGTGGGTTTGCGAAGGAGGGCTCGGTGATGCAGCGGATGGGTGGCGGCGCTGACCGAGGCCGACGAATTGCAGGTGGCTAGCATGAGCGGAACAAGCACGGCAACCGACACGGTGTCGTCGCTGCGAGAACGACTGATAGATGCGACAATCCAACTCCTCTCGACGGAGGGGCTCGCAGCGCTGACGGTGCGGCGGGTCTCCCGGATATGTGATGTATCGACCATGGCGATCTATTCGAATTTCAGCGGCATGCCCGGCCTGCTGCGGGCGGTCGGCTCGGTCGGCTTCGCGCAGCTCAACACCCGCCTGTCGGAGTGCGCGATCAGCGACGACCCGATCACCGACATCCTGGTGCTGGGCTTCATCTTCCGCGACGAGGCGCTGCACAAGCCGGAGTTGTTCCGGCTGATGTACGCCACCGAGTCGCCGAAGGCGGAGGTCAAGCTCAACCGCGGCAATATCCTGTCCGGTTCGGGCGACTCCGATTTCGAGAACTTCGCGGAGAGTTTCGACCATGTCGTGCGGGCGACCCAGCGCGCGCTCGATGCCGGGCTGATCCGGGCCACGAACGCGCGGGCGGCGGCGGCCCAGTTCTGGACGGGCCTGTACGGGTTCATCCAGCTGGATATGGCCGGGCTCTACGGCGACGAGGGACTGACCGAAGTGCTGCTGCCCTCGATCGTCAACATCC from Nocardia wallacei carries:
- a CDS encoding TetR/AcrR family transcriptional regulator yields the protein MSGTSTATDTVSSLRERLIDATIQLLSTEGLAALTVRRVSRICDVSTMAIYSNFSGMPGLLRAVGSVGFAQLNTRLSECAISDDPITDILVLGFIFRDEALHKPELFRLMYATESPKAEVKLNRGNILSGSGDSDFENFAESFDHVVRATQRALDAGLIRATNARAAAAQFWTGLYGFIQLDMAGLYGDEGLTEVLLPSIVNILIGMGAEPARVQQSVTRVAQLVLSPSQDPVTLT